The Blastomonas fulva genome contains a region encoding:
- the traA gene encoding Ti-type conjugative transfer relaxase TraA → MAIYHFSAKTISRAAGSSALAAAAYRAGERLHDERLGRTHDFTNKAGVVHSEVMLPEGANEAWSDREQLWNDVEAAEVRKDAQLAREIEFALPREMTQQQAIELARDFVKAEFVDRRMIADLNVHWDIGADGEAKPHAHVMLTMREIVVGEAGSASFGPKVRDWNRTELLTHWREAWATQANQRLAELDIDARIDHRSLAHQGIDLEPQSKIGAAASRMAGEGLTPERLAEHADIARSNGEKIIADPNIALTAITHGQATFTTRDLAMFAHRHSADKEQFDAVMSAVKNAPELIALGRDGKGNDRFTSREMIETEQRLERATIQLEARRSHAVPVHYRELALANAKARGMDLSAEQRGALEHVTSAKGISNVIGYAGTGKSAMLGVAREAWERAGYTVQGAALSGIAAEGLEHGSRIPSRTLASLEHQWAQGRELLTSRHILVIDEAGMLGTRQMERVVSHAQQHGAKVVMVGDPQQLQAIEAGAAFRAAAERHGAVEIASIRRQHIDWQREATRELATGRTGAALGRYEEAGHVHVAETREAARAALVDAWDRDRQAKPDASRIILTHTNDEVRALNEAVREKVRASGDLGEDVALKVERGARMFADGDRIMFLKNERSLGVKNGSLGTVESVSALRMAVKLDDGKAVAFDLKDYAHLDHGYAATIHKAQGMTVDQVKLLATPGMDSHGAYVALSRHRSQVDLHYGKDDFADRKPLARTLSRERGKDMVSDYAQTPERAAEQQPQREARTGFKLSRSGHLADLLKGANPPSERQPAAQVRVKVALPEQASDKQVFDKAVQRFARVAQDIVAMRDKGLQPLASQRTALDKVGAELNALRPDSFGDLRKAVNRDLSLIPEAVKGKTDRAIQSMEQQARLRIEAQSVAAANERRADAFVDQWQRQSEQYRALRKNGSAAASDKVRATLVGMAKGLERDPQLESVLANRRPQLGLDAMSTKTLSQDLQKSLGLSRGLGMGM, encoded by the coding sequence ATGGCGATCTATCACTTCTCGGCCAAAACCATCTCCCGCGCTGCAGGATCGTCTGCGCTCGCGGCTGCCGCCTATCGCGCTGGCGAGCGGCTGCATGACGAGCGGCTCGGCCGCACCCACGACTTCACCAACAAAGCCGGTGTCGTCCACAGCGAGGTCATGCTGCCCGAAGGGGCGAATGAAGCCTGGTCCGATCGCGAGCAGCTCTGGAACGATGTTGAGGCGGCCGAGGTGCGCAAGGACGCGCAGCTGGCCCGCGAGATCGAGTTCGCTCTGCCAAGAGAGATGACCCAGCAGCAGGCGATCGAGCTGGCGCGGGACTTTGTCAAAGCCGAGTTTGTCGATCGTCGCATGATCGCGGATCTCAATGTCCATTGGGATATCGGCGCAGATGGCGAAGCCAAGCCGCACGCGCATGTCATGCTGACCATGCGCGAGATCGTGGTTGGCGAGGCTGGTTCTGCCAGCTTTGGTCCGAAGGTGCGGGACTGGAACCGCACCGAACTGCTCACCCACTGGCGCGAGGCATGGGCCACGCAAGCCAACCAGCGCTTGGCTGAGCTCGATATCGATGCACGTATCGATCACCGCTCACTGGCACATCAAGGCATTGACCTCGAGCCGCAGTCCAAGATCGGCGCCGCGGCTTCGCGCATGGCGGGCGAAGGGCTGACGCCCGAGCGGCTTGCCGAGCATGCCGATATCGCGCGCTCGAACGGCGAGAAGATCATCGCTGATCCGAATATCGCGCTGACCGCCATCACGCATGGGCAGGCCACGTTTACTACTCGTGACCTTGCGATGTTTGCCCACCGGCACAGCGCCGACAAGGAGCAGTTCGATGCCGTAATGTCGGCGGTCAAAAACGCGCCCGAGCTCATAGCGCTAGGCAGGGATGGTAAGGGCAATGACCGGTTCACGTCGCGTGAGATGATCGAGACAGAACAGCGGCTTGAGCGTGCAACGATCCAGCTTGAAGCACGGCGCAGCCATGCCGTGCCTGTTCACTATCGCGAGCTTGCTCTGGCGAATGCAAAGGCGCGTGGAATGGACCTGTCCGCCGAGCAGCGCGGCGCGCTGGAGCATGTCACGTCGGCAAAGGGTATCAGCAATGTCATTGGATATGCCGGAACGGGGAAAAGCGCGATGCTGGGTGTAGCGCGCGAGGCTTGGGAGCGTGCTGGCTATACGGTGCAGGGTGCAGCGCTATCTGGCATTGCAGCCGAGGGGCTGGAGCATGGCTCGCGTATCCCGTCCCGCACACTCGCCAGTCTGGAGCACCAATGGGCGCAGGGCAGGGAGCTGCTCACCAGCAGGCACATCCTCGTCATCGATGAGGCAGGCATGCTGGGCACGCGCCAGATGGAGCGAGTCGTGTCACATGCTCAGCAGCACGGAGCCAAGGTTGTGATGGTCGGCGATCCGCAGCAGCTGCAGGCGATCGAGGCAGGCGCTGCGTTCCGCGCGGCTGCAGAGCGGCATGGCGCGGTTGAGATCGCTTCGATCCGGCGGCAGCATATCGACTGGCAGCGGGAGGCGACGCGCGAGCTTGCCACCGGCAGAACGGGTGCGGCGCTTGGTCGCTATGAGGAAGCAGGACATGTCCATGTCGCTGAGACGCGCGAAGCTGCGCGTGCCGCGCTGGTTGATGCGTGGGATCGGGATCGGCAGGCAAAACCGGATGCCAGCCGGATCATCCTGACGCATACCAATGATGAGGTGAGGGCGCTCAACGAGGCTGTTCGCGAGAAGGTTCGGGCCAGCGGTGATCTGGGCGAAGACGTTGCGTTGAAGGTTGAGCGCGGTGCGCGGATGTTTGCCGATGGCGATCGGATCATGTTCCTGAAGAACGAACGGTCGCTGGGCGTGAAAAACGGATCGCTCGGCACCGTGGAGAGCGTCAGCGCGCTACGCATGGCGGTGAAGCTGGACGATGGCAAAGCGGTGGCATTCGATCTGAAGGATTATGCGCATCTGGATCACGGCTATGCAGCCACGATCCACAAGGCGCAGGGCATGACCGTCGATCAGGTCAAGCTGCTTGCGACGCCGGGCATGGACAGCCACGGGGCTTATGTCGCATTGTCGCGGCACCGGAGCCAGGTCGATCTGCATTACGGCAAGGATGATTTTGCCGATCGTAAGCCTCTTGCCCGAACGCTCAGCCGTGAGCGGGGCAAGGACATGGTGAGCGACTATGCGCAGACGCCGGAGAGGGCCGCTGAGCAGCAGCCGCAGCGTGAAGCTCGCACTGGGTTCAAACTCAGCCGCAGCGGCCATCTCGCCGATCTGCTCAAGGGTGCGAACCCACCGTCGGAACGCCAACCGGCTGCTCAGGTGCGTGTCAAAGTCGCCTTGCCCGAACAGGCGAGCGACAAGCAGGTGTTCGACAAGGCCGTGCAGCGCTTTGCGCGGGTGGCGCAGGACATTGTCGCCATGCGCGACAAGGGGCTTCAGCCGCTGGCCTCGCAGCGGACCGCGCTGGACAAGGTCGGGGCGGAGCTCAATGCGTTGAGGCCCGACAGCTTTGGCGATCTGCGCAAGGCCGTGAACCGCGACCTCAGCCTGATCCCTGAGGCGGTGAAGGGCAAGACCGATCGCGCCATCCAGTCAATGGAGCAGCAAGCGCGGCTGCGCATCGAGGCGCAGAGCGTTGCCGCCGCCAATGAGCGGCGGGCAGACGCCTTTGTCGATCAGTGGCAGCGGCAGTCCGAGCAATACCGGGCGCTTCGCAAGAATGGCAGCGCGGCAGCATCGGACAAGGTTCGGGCCACTCTCGTTGGCATGGCCAAGGGGCTGGAGCGCGATCCGCAGCTCGAGTCGGTGCTGGCCAATCGGCGTCCGCAGCTGGGGCTGGACGCCATGAGCACGAAAACACTGTCTCAGGACCTCCAGAAATCGCTCGGCCTCTCGCGAGGGCTCGGCATGGGTATGTAG
- a CDS encoding conjugal transfer protein TraD, whose product MRKPRDYDAELQALNDKAKQLKTRKQTQLGELVIATGADALGTEILAGVLLAAIGTDDAARKEAWRKRGAAFFQGASNARQSAGKDTGSTQAIDPDAQPVAGAPGPA is encoded by the coding sequence ATGCGAAAACCACGTGATTACGACGCAGAGCTCCAAGCCCTCAACGATAAGGCAAAGCAGCTCAAGACCCGCAAACAGACCCAGCTCGGCGAGCTCGTGATCGCAACCGGAGCCGACGCGCTGGGCACAGAGATACTGGCAGGCGTTCTGCTCGCCGCAATCGGCACTGATGACGCTGCACGAAAGGAGGCCTGGCGCAAACGTGGCGCTGCGTTCTTTCAGGGAGCAAGCAACGCTCGCCAATCAGCTGGCAAAGACACTGGCAGCACACAAGCGATCGATCCAGACGCGCAACCGGTTGCTGGCGCACCGGGCCCGGCATGA
- a CDS encoding conjugal transfer protein TraD — protein MRDWRVKRRERTRQLIELGGLIAKAELIDLTDDDRAPSPDLVAVDLTGSHDDPACCLRDGRGIADWSFTNNRRIKPHAKTT, from the coding sequence ATGCGAGACTGGCGGGTCAAACGACGTGAACGGACACGGCAGCTGATCGAACTGGGCGGACTAATCGCCAAGGCCGAGCTGATCGATCTCACCGACGATGATCGCGCGCCCTCCCCCGATCTGGTCGCCGTAGATTTGACGGGGTCTCACGATGACCCAGCCTGTTGTCTGCGGGATGGGAGAGGGATAGCTGATTGGTCCTTCACCAACAATCGAAGGATCAAACCCCATGCGAAAACCACGTGA
- a CDS encoding conjugal transfer protein TraD, which yields MRSFREQATLANQLAKTLAAHKRSIQTRNRLLAHRARHDMRDWRVKRRERTRQLIELGGLIAKAELIDLTDDDRAVILGLLIEAATKLKGDNRDQQLLLWRRRGSRVFTQNQLAERS from the coding sequence CTGCGTTCTTTCAGGGAGCAAGCAACGCTCGCCAATCAGCTGGCAAAGACACTGGCAGCACACAAGCGATCGATCCAGACGCGCAACCGGTTGCTGGCGCACCGGGCCCGGCATGACATGCGAGACTGGCGGGTCAAACGACGTGAACGGACACGGCAGCTGATCGAACTGGGCGGACTAATCGCCAAGGCCGAGCTGATCGATCTCACCGACGATGATCGCGCGGTGATCCTCGGGCTGCTGATTGAAGCGGCGACGAAGCTCAAAGGCGACAACCGCGATCAGCAGCTGTTGCTCTGGCGGCGGCGAGGCTCACGGGTTTTCACGCAAAACCAGTTGGCCGAAAGGTCGTGA
- a CDS encoding MucR family transcriptional regulator, with product MADTEMLVALTADIVAAHVRNNSVSVSDIAGLIGSVHASLSGLGQEAEPEPLPDQKPAVSIRASIKPDYLVCLEDGAKVKLLKGYLRKKFDMTPDEYRAKWNLPKDYPMVPPNYAERRRVLAKEIGLGKGGRGGRPKKASAK from the coding sequence ATGGCTGATACCGAAATGCTCGTCGCTCTAACGGCTGATATTGTTGCGGCGCATGTCCGTAATAACAGCGTGTCGGTATCCGATATCGCCGGGCTGATCGGCAGCGTCCACGCCTCGCTTTCCGGCCTTGGTCAGGAAGCGGAACCGGAACCGCTGCCGGACCAGAAGCCAGCTGTCTCGATCCGGGCGTCGATCAAGCCCGACTATCTGGTTTGCCTGGAGGACGGTGCGAAGGTCAAACTACTGAAGGGTTATCTGCGCAAGAAATTCGATATGACGCCCGACGAGTACCGCGCCAAGTGGAACCTGCCAAAAGATTATCCGATGGTTCCGCCCAATTATGCAGAGCGGCGGCGCGTGCTGGCCAAGGAAATTGGCTTGGGCAAAGGCGGGCGTGGTGGCCGACCGAAGAAGGCAAGCGCAAAATAA
- a CDS encoding IS110 family transposase → MNDIIRIGMDTSKHVFQLHGVDAAERPVLRKTFRRKEMIEFFSKLPPTQVAIEACGASHNWGRTLTGFGHSVKLIPPAYIKPYIKRGKNDAADAEAICEAMSRPTMRFVPIKSADNQAALMLVTMRDRLIRTRTQLCSAIRGHAAEFGLIAGSGTCRVEPLLDRIAADPEVPHLARDLFAMHAEELALLRARIKEVNGRLAEWHRSNARSRRVAQIPGVGTLGATLLALKTPAPEDFQSGRAFAAWIGLTPRDHSTGGRVKLGSITRAGDALLRRTLVVGATALLRHIRNDRSKHASPWILEMLKRKPPKLVAVALANKMARIAWKLMVTNQDYQAPAGATSLARAA, encoded by the coding sequence GTGAACGATATTATCCGCATTGGGATGGACACGTCAAAGCATGTGTTCCAGCTGCACGGTGTCGATGCTGCCGAAAGGCCTGTGCTGCGCAAAACTTTTCGCCGCAAAGAGATGATCGAGTTCTTCTCAAAGCTGCCACCAACGCAAGTGGCGATCGAAGCATGTGGCGCTTCGCACAACTGGGGTCGGACGCTTACCGGCTTTGGGCACTCGGTGAAGTTGATTCCGCCTGCCTATATCAAGCCTTATATCAAGCGCGGCAAAAACGACGCAGCCGATGCAGAAGCGATCTGCGAGGCGATGAGCAGGCCTACAATGCGCTTCGTGCCGATCAAGTCGGCGGACAATCAGGCGGCCTTGATGCTGGTCACAATGCGCGACCGGTTGATCCGAACGCGCACTCAGCTCTGCAGCGCGATCCGCGGCCACGCTGCCGAGTTCGGGCTGATCGCTGGCTCCGGAACCTGCCGCGTGGAACCGCTCCTTGATCGTATCGCTGCCGATCCAGAAGTCCCGCATCTCGCGCGCGATCTGTTCGCAATGCATGCCGAGGAGCTGGCACTGCTGCGGGCACGGATTAAGGAAGTCAACGGGAGGCTTGCTGAATGGCACCGCTCGAACGCGCGAAGTCGGCGGGTGGCTCAGATACCGGGTGTCGGAACACTTGGTGCGACATTGCTGGCACTAAAGACGCCGGCACCGGAAGACTTCCAGTCCGGTCGGGCGTTCGCCGCCTGGATCGGTCTGACGCCGCGTGATCACTCAACCGGCGGCCGGGTGAAGCTGGGCAGCATAACCCGTGCTGGCGACGCCCTGCTCAGACGAACACTCGTGGTCGGAGCTACAGCGCTGCTCCGCCATATCCGCAATGATCGAAGCAAGCATGCTTCGCCCTGGATCCTCGAGATGCTGAAGCGGAAACCGCCAAAGTTGGTCGCGGTCGCCTTGGCGAACAAGATGGCGCGCATCGCGTGGAAGCTCATGGTCACCAACCAGGATTACCAGGCACCTGCTGGAGCCACATCGCTGGCGAGAGCTGCATGA
- a CDS encoding sigma factor-like helix-turn-helix DNA-binding protein encodes MSARLTRAEWRQLRRAERAVDNMSPMQREIFLGIRVDELSYAELATLHGISIADVEHHFADALRILDRHMHERHHKWWQFWR; translated from the coding sequence ATGAGCGCGCGTCTCACCCGAGCCGAGTGGCGGCAGCTGCGTCGCGCCGAGCGCGCCGTTGACAACATGTCGCCGATGCAGCGCGAAATCTTTCTCGGAATCCGCGTCGATGAGCTTAGCTATGCAGAGCTTGCAACACTGCATGGAATCAGCATCGCCGACGTCGAGCATCACTTTGCAGATGCCTTGCGCATCCTCGACCGGCACATGCACGAACGCCACCACAAGTGGTGGCAGTTCTGGCGATGA
- a CDS encoding helix-turn-helix transcriptional regulator: MASHAHDRFLRLNTVLDRTGLSRATLYRKIQAGTFPRQVKLAERCCGWRESAVEEWLKNPMFYEVTN, from the coding sequence ATGGCATCCCATGCACACGACAGGTTTCTGAGGCTCAACACCGTGCTCGATCGCACCGGGCTCTCTCGCGCGACGCTCTACCGCAAGATACAGGCGGGCACGTTCCCTAGGCAGGTCAAGCTTGCAGAGCGATGCTGCGGCTGGCGGGAATCGGCTGTCGAGGAATGGCTGAAGAACCCCATGTTCTATGAGGTCACAAACTGA
- a CDS encoding IS110 family transposase, giving the protein MLAADQPHAPAAIRIDLGAIFVSMELSKSTWLVTSLSPGAGERMSKHIVRAGDVAGLMERFALLREKARVRTGQEFGFIVIQEAGLDGFWIHRVLEREGIESYVVDPASIATSRRRRRAKTDKIDGEALVRALLAYKRGEPRVCAMVRPPSVEDEDRRRICRERQVLIIERTQHINRIKGLLFAQGITGYEPIRRDRRERFEDLRTGDGRVLAVHVRSQIDRELDRLELIIEQIKAVEAARATLIAEQAANTPAAMLLNLKGIGPEFATILYAEGLFRHFDNRRQLAAYAGLAPTPWQSGSIRQEQGVSKAGNSRLRTTMVELSWLWIRYQPDSALARWFQERVQHNGGRLKKPTIVALARKLLIALWKYATAGVVIEGAVMKAA; this is encoded by the coding sequence ATGCTTGCAGCTGATCAACCCCATGCGCCTGCCGCTATCCGTATAGATCTTGGCGCGATCTTCGTTTCGATGGAACTGAGTAAATCGACTTGGCTGGTCACGTCCTTGTCGCCAGGGGCTGGCGAGCGGATGTCGAAGCATATTGTCCGTGCCGGTGACGTTGCCGGGTTGATGGAGCGTTTTGCTCTGTTGCGCGAGAAGGCGCGGGTTCGGACCGGGCAAGAGTTCGGCTTCATCGTTATTCAGGAAGCCGGCCTGGACGGGTTCTGGATCCACCGCGTGTTGGAGCGCGAAGGTATTGAGAGCTATGTCGTCGACCCGGCGTCGATCGCAACATCGCGCCGGCGCCGCCGGGCAAAGACCGACAAGATCGATGGCGAAGCGCTGGTTCGTGCGCTGCTCGCCTATAAGCGCGGCGAGCCGCGCGTGTGCGCGATGGTCAGGCCGCCGAGCGTCGAAGACGAAGATAGACGTCGCATTTGCCGTGAGCGCCAGGTGCTGATCATCGAGCGGACCCAGCATATCAACCGGATCAAAGGCTTGCTCTTTGCGCAAGGCATTACTGGATATGAGCCGATACGTCGCGACCGGCGCGAACGGTTCGAAGATCTCAGAACTGGCGATGGACGTGTTCTTGCAGTTCACGTCAGATCGCAGATCGATCGAGAGCTCGACCGGCTCGAGTTGATCATTGAACAGATCAAAGCCGTCGAGGCCGCGCGCGCTACGCTCATCGCGGAGCAAGCTGCCAACACGCCGGCGGCAATGCTTCTCAACCTCAAGGGCATTGGCCCTGAGTTCGCCACCATCCTTTACGCAGAAGGTCTGTTCCGCCATTTTGATAACCGGCGCCAGTTGGCGGCCTATGCCGGACTTGCTCCCACACCCTGGCAAAGCGGATCGATCAGACAGGAGCAGGGCGTATCCAAGGCCGGCAACAGCCGCCTGCGAACGACCATGGTCGAGCTGTCCTGGCTCTGGATCCGGTATCAGCCTGACTCGGCACTTGCCCGCTGGTTCCAGGAACGCGTGCAGCACAACGGCGGCCGCCTCAAGAAGCCGACGATCGTGGCGCTCGCCCGCAAGCTTCTTATCGCGCTGTGGAAATACGCCACTGCAGGTGTGGTGATCGAGGGAGCCGTGATGAAGGCTGCCTGA
- a CDS encoding IS91 family transposase yields the protein MRTSIEVADILRSAGPAYRAAHAGHLSLGQLKVMTAIETCRTAALGGHVEACDDCGHWRIAYNSCRNRHCPKCQGAAARTWLAAREADLLPVGYFHVVFTLPAEVADIAWQNKAVVYDLLFRAAADTMLTIAADPRHLGARVGITAVLHTWGSALTHHPHVHMIVPGGGITPDGKRWVSSRPAFLLPVRVLGALFRRLFLTRLLALYDAGKLAFFNTLAGLATRKVFLRHLSPIRKKRWVVYAKPPFAGPQAVLAYLSRYTHRVAISNQRLLAFDDASVTFRYKDYRRSGAERQQVMTLATDEFIRRFLIHVLPRGFHRIRHYGLLASSTHKDAMALARSLLGGAAPVEEPEPEEPPDHRPPCPCCGGHMTIIETFARCYQPRAPPPPVSSARRHAP from the coding sequence GTGCGCACCTCGATCGAGGTCGCCGACATCTTGCGGAGTGCCGGGCCCGCGTATCGCGCAGCCCATGCCGGCCATCTGAGCCTCGGCCAGCTCAAGGTCATGACGGCGATCGAGACCTGCCGCACCGCAGCCCTTGGCGGTCACGTCGAGGCCTGCGACGACTGCGGGCACTGGCGGATCGCCTACAACTCCTGCCGCAACCGGCATTGCCCCAAGTGCCAGGGTGCGGCGGCGCGCACCTGGCTGGCCGCGCGCGAGGCCGATCTGCTGCCCGTGGGATACTTCCACGTCGTGTTCACGCTGCCGGCCGAGGTCGCGGATATCGCGTGGCAGAACAAGGCGGTGGTCTATGACCTGCTGTTCCGCGCGGCTGCGGACACGATGCTGACCATCGCCGCCGATCCCAGGCACCTCGGCGCGCGCGTCGGCATCACCGCCGTATTGCATACGTGGGGATCGGCACTGACCCATCACCCGCATGTGCACATGATCGTGCCCGGCGGGGGTATCACGCCAGACGGCAAGCGGTGGGTCTCGTCGCGCCCGGCGTTCCTTCTACCAGTGCGTGTGCTGGGCGCATTGTTCCGCCGGCTGTTCCTCACCCGGCTGCTGGCATTGTACGATGCCGGCAAGCTGGCCTTCTTCAACACCTTGGCGGGCCTCGCGACACGCAAGGTCTTCCTCCGGCATCTGTCGCCGATCCGGAAGAAGCGCTGGGTGGTCTACGCCAAACCGCCTTTTGCCGGGCCGCAGGCGGTGCTGGCCTATCTCTCGCGCTACACCCACCGCGTCGCCATCTCGAACCAGCGGCTCCTTGCCTTCGACGATGCCAGCGTGACGTTCCGTTACAAGGATTACCGTCGCAGCGGGGCTGAACGCCAGCAGGTCATGACGCTGGCGACGGACGAGTTCATCCGCCGCTTCCTGATCCACGTCCTGCCGCGCGGCTTCCATCGCATCCGGCATTACGGCCTGCTCGCCAGTTCGACGCACAAGGACGCCATGGCGCTCGCCCGCAGTCTCCTGGGGGGCGCTGCGCCGGTCGAGGAGCCCGAACCGGAAGAACCGCCCGACCATCGCCCGCCATGCCCATGCTGCGGCGGGCACATGACCATCATCGAGACCTTTGCCCGTTGCTACCAACCGCGTGCACCGCCACCCCCAGTATCCTCGGCCCGGAGACACGCGCCATGA
- a CDS encoding tyrosine-type recombinase/integrase yields the protein MDTITTAAPNNALRERMLQDMTMRSFGEHTQKDYIRHVRSFAAFLGRPPDTATIEDLRRYQIAQHERAISPATINGAVSALRFLFGITLKRPEMALGLVVVRCTPKLREVLSVEEAARLIEAAPGIKYKAAFGVAYGAGLRVSEIAHLKVDDIDSTRMLIRVEQGKGRKDRNAMLSPHLLDLLRQWWREGKRRGVMLPHGWLFPGRSCTDPISARQLHRAVHEAAEFAGIRKRVSPHTLRHSFATHLLEQDVDIRVIQVLLGHTKIGTTAIYTKVSTRTMQAVASPLDRIFSLMEGPKRTASPPG from the coding sequence ATGGATACCATCACTACCGCTGCCCCGAACAATGCCTTGCGCGAGCGTATGTTGCAGGACATGACGATGCGTAGCTTTGGGGAGCACACGCAGAAGGACTATATCCGGCACGTCCGGTCATTTGCCGCGTTTCTCGGCCGACCACCCGATACGGCCACGATCGAAGACCTCCGGCGCTATCAGATCGCTCAGCATGAGCGTGCCATCAGTCCAGCAACCATCAACGGGGCTGTATCGGCATTGCGTTTCCTGTTCGGTATAACCCTCAAGCGGCCGGAGATGGCACTGGGACTTGTTGTCGTTCGCTGCACACCCAAGCTGCGCGAGGTTCTGAGCGTCGAGGAGGCTGCGCGGCTGATCGAGGCTGCACCGGGCATCAAGTACAAGGCAGCGTTCGGCGTGGCCTATGGCGCGGGTCTGCGCGTGTCCGAGATTGCCCACCTGAAGGTTGACGATATCGACAGCACGCGCATGCTGATCCGGGTCGAGCAGGGCAAGGGGCGCAAGGATCGTAACGCCATGCTCTCGCCGCATCTGCTGGATCTGCTTCGGCAATGGTGGCGTGAAGGCAAGCGGCGCGGGGTCATGTTACCGCACGGCTGGTTATTCCCGGGGCGCAGTTGCACCGACCCGATCTCGGCACGCCAGTTGCACCGCGCCGTGCATGAGGCGGCTGAGTTCGCCGGGATCCGCAAACGCGTGAGCCCGCATACCCTGCGCCACAGCTTTGCCACTCACCTGCTCGAGCAGGATGTCGACATCCGCGTGATCCAGGTCCTGCTTGGGCACACCAAGATCGGTACCACCGCCATCTACACCAAGGTATCGACCAGGACGATGCAGGCGGTGGCGAGCCCGCTCGACCGCATCTTCAGCCTGATGGAAGGCCCCAAGCGAACGGCATCGCCGCCCGGTTGA
- a CDS encoding histidine phosphatase family protein codes for MIEIYVIRHGETEWNAQGRFQGKLDSILTNTGAKQAEAVGKRLAKLDLSVDLFVTSPLGRTRQTATIIAGSAHLPAAQCDDRLAEVSLGSWDGLTHIDIDAQ; via the coding sequence ATGATTGAGATCTATGTTATCCGCCACGGTGAAACGGAATGGAACGCTCAGGGCCGTTTCCAAGGAAAGCTGGACTCTATCCTCACCAATACCGGCGCAAAGCAAGCCGAGGCGGTAGGTAAACGCCTCGCAAAGTTAGACCTCTCAGTCGATCTATTCGTCACCAGCCCTCTTGGCAGAACACGTCAGACCGCAACGATCATTGCAGGTTCGGCACATCTTCCTGCTGCCCAATGTGATGACCGTCTCGCTGAGGTGTCGTTAGGCTCATGGGATGGTTTGACGCACATCGACATCGACGCCCAGTAG